One stretch of Meriones unguiculatus strain TT.TT164.6M chromosome 7, Bangor_MerUng_6.1, whole genome shotgun sequence DNA includes these proteins:
- the Syngr2 gene encoding synaptogyrin-2, giving the protein MESGAYGAANAGGSFDLRRFLSQPQVVTRVVSMVLALIVFSCIFGEGYINTHTSDQLYCVFNKNEDACRYGSAIGVLAFLASAFFLVVDAFFSQISNATDRKYLVVGDLLFSALWTFLWFVGFCFLTNQWAATSLEDVRVGADSARAAITFSFFSIFSWGVLASLAYQRYKAGVDAFMQNYADPTPDPNTAYASYPSASVENYQQPPFTQSAETTEGYQPPPVY; this is encoded by the exons ATGGAGAGCGGGGCCTACGGTGCGGCCAACGCGGGCGGCTCCTTCGACCTGCGGCGCTTCTTGTCGCAGCCGCAGGTGGTGACGCGCGTCGTGAGCATG GTCTTGGCCTTGATCGTGTTCTCCTGCATCTTCGGCGAGGGctacatcaacacacacacatctgatcAGTTATACTGTGTGTTCAACAAGAATGAGGATGCCTGCCGCTACGGCAGCGCCATCGGGGTGCTGGCCTTTCTGGCCTCGGCCTTCTTCCTCGTGGTGGATGCCTTTTTCTCCCAGATAAGCAATGCCACTGACCGCAAGTATCTGGTCGTGGGTGACCTGCTCTTCTCAG CTCTCTGGACTTTCCTGTGGTTTGTTGGCTTCTGCTTTCTGACCAACCAGTGGGCAGCCACCAGCCTTGAAGATGTGCGGGTGGGAGCAGACTCAGCAAGGGCAGCCATCACCTTCAGCTTCTTCTCCATCTTTTCCTGG GGTGTTCTGGCTTCCCTGGCCTACCAGCGCTACAAGGCTGGAGTGGACGCCTTCATGCAGAACTACGCGGACCCCACCCCGGACCCCAACACGGCCTATGCCTCCTACCCCAGTGCCTCCGTGGAAAACTACCAGCAGCCGCCCTTCACCCAGAGCGCGGAGACCACTGAGGGCTACCAGCCTCCCCCTGTgtactga